ACCGAGTTCAGGGTGGAACTCCCCGCCGCCGATAAAAAGGATGCTTAACCGCAGGATTCTCTATGCCAAATGTGCTGGTTATTGATGATGAGCCAAAGATGACCTTACTGGTGAGCAACGCCCTCCGGGAGGCTGGTTTCGACGCCACCGGCGTTTCTGACCCCACCGAAGCCCTCAAATTGATGGAGAGCCGCTCTTTCGATATTATAATTACCGACCAATCAATGCCGAAAATCAGCGGTATCGAAATCCTGGAAAAAGCCCGGCAAAAGGGAGAAGCCGAGGTCATTCTGATGACCGCTTATGGCACCGTGGAGTCGGCGGTCGAAGCGATGAAAAAAGGGGCCGCCGATTATATCCTCAAACCGTTTGCCATGGAAGAATTAATCCTTCTCTGCCGCAAACTTTCCGACCGGCAGCGTCTCACCGACTTGACTGCTCTTTACTCCGATGAAATCAAAAATCTCAACTATGACCAGTTCATAGGACATTCCCGCGCCGCCATGGAAATGCTGGGACTGATTTCCAAAGTAGCCGCCACCGATACCACGGTGCTCCTGACCGGAAAATCAGGAACCGGCAAAGAGCTGGCGGCGCATCTGATACATCAGAATTCAAATCGGAAAAATAAGCCGTTCATCCCGGTTAATTGTGCCGCTCTGGCAGAGACTCTTCTTGAATCGGAGCTGTTCGGTCACGAGAAAGGAGCTTTTACCGGAGCCGTCGCCCGCAAGAGAGGGCGATTCGAGTTGGCTGATGGCGGCACCATCTTCCTGGATGAAATCGGCGAAATGTCCCCGGGCTTGCAGGCAAAACTGCTCCGGGTCCTCGAAGAACGGCAATTTGTCCGGGTCGGAGGCGTTGATAATGTTGCCACCGATGTGCGGGTAATCGCCGCGACCAACCGCAACCTCAAAGAAGAAATCACCCGCGGAAAATTCCGCGAAGACCTCTACTACCGGCTGAATGTTTTTCCTATCCATGTCCCGTCACTGGCGGAGAGAAAGGAAGATATCCCATCTCTGGCAGAATATTTCCTCAAAAAGCGGCAGTATCGTCATCCCCGGCTCTCTACCGAGGTGGTCGCCTTGCTGACCTCTTATCATTGGCCCGGAAATATCCGCGAACTGAAAAATATTCTTGAGAGGGGGATGATTCTGGCGGGAGGAGAGCCGCTCGAGATTGAGCATATCGGTATCGAAGATGAAACCGAAACCGCCCCTCTCTTGACCGAGAACCCGGCCGCCCTTCCCGGCGGTCTGGAAGCCTCCGAGAAAGAGATGATTTTGAAAGCGCTGGAGAAGACCGGTGGCAACAAAACCGAAGCGGCCCGGTTGCTGAAAATCACCCGACGACGCCTATATTCTCGAATGAAATACCATGATATT
This region of Candidatus Zixiibacteriota bacterium genomic DNA includes:
- a CDS encoding sigma-54 dependent transcriptional regulator, with amino-acid sequence MPNVLVIDDEPKMTLLVSNALREAGFDATGVSDPTEALKLMESRSFDIIITDQSMPKISGIEILEKARQKGEAEVILMTAYGTVESAVEAMKKGAADYILKPFAMEELILLCRKLSDRQRLTDLTALYSDEIKNLNYDQFIGHSRAAMEMLGLISKVAATDTTVLLTGKSGTGKELAAHLIHQNSNRKNKPFIPVNCAALAETLLESELFGHEKGAFTGAVARKRGRFELADGGTIFLDEIGEMSPGLQAKLLRVLEERQFVRVGGVDNVATDVRVIAATNRNLKEEITRGKFREDLYYRLNVFPIHVPSLAERKEDIPSLAEYFLKKRQYRHPRLSTEVVALLTSYHWPGNIRELKNILERGMILAGGEPLEIEHIGIEDETETAPLLTENPAALPGGLEASEKEMILKALEKTGGNKTEAARLLKITRRRLYSRMKYHDIK